The genomic window TCCGCCGGAAAAACAGAGGTAAGCCCGGCATCCGGACCTGGGACCCGAAAAGGAGAGAGTGTCCCCTACCTTTACTGCCAGGGCTGCCCACAGAGGGGCGGGCCGGCCGTTGACCTGGAAGCCGAGGTCCGCCCCCGTCACCGCAACGATCCCCTCCCCTTCCGCCACGAAGAGGGTGGGCCCGAGGAGAGTCACCTCGAGGGCCGCATCGTTCTCATCGTTGCCCGCGAGAATATTTCCCAGCCTGAAAGCATGAAGGTCCATTGCCCCCGCTACAGGCATTCCTTTCCCCTGGTAGCCCCATCTGCCGCTGTCCTGAACGGTGGTAAACATGCCGGGAAGCCGGCATTCCAAAACAAGGGCACTCATGAGGGCGCCACCTCTTCCTCGAAAATTTCCGGACGGTAGCCCCCTTCTTTGGATGCCGCTTCAATCTCGTCGAACTCGGCCTTGTCTATGGGACGGAACCGTATCCACATGCCCGCCTCGAGAAAAATGGGCGGATCCCTGTCGGGGTCGAACAGCCGCATGGGCGTCCTGCCGATGATTCTCCACCCTCCGGGGCTCGCTATGGAATAGATGCCGGTCTGCTTTCCTCCGATGGCCACCGCCCCGGCGGGGATGACCTCCCGGGGGTTCTTCAGCCGGGGCGTTTCAAGAGCCGGGTCCATGCCGCCAAGGTACGGGAACCCCGGAGTAAACCCCAGCATGTAACAGTAGCATTCCCGGCCGGAATGGCGCCGTATCACTTCTTCCGCCGGGAAACCTGTATGTTCGGCCACATCGTCGAGATCGGGGCCCCATTCTCCCCCGTAGAGGGTGGGAACCACGATGGTCCGCCGTTTTTCATGGCCCGCAGCCGGCCCTTCTTTCCCGCACAGATCCTCCAGCCTTGAGTAGAGCCGTTTCACATCCGTCGCCACCGGGTCGAAGTACACCGCCAGGGAGCGATACGTGGGAACGGCATCAAGTACTCCGGGAAAACCGAGCCTCATGACGGCGTTCCCGAGGGCGGCCGCCCGGGAGTTTATCTCCATGTCGATGGAATCGCCGAATTCCGCCACCACGCATCCGTCACCGGCCGTCAGGATTCTCGGATATTTTTTCCCCTCCACTCGAACACCTCCTCCGATCCTGTATATCCCGCCGCTACTGGAACAGTTTCACTATTCCGGCGAAGGAATTGAAGCCCATCCAGGCCGTGAAGACCACGATGACCCATCCGAGAGCGGTCATCCACATGGGGTGGAGGTAATCCTTCACCACTTCCTTCTTATAGGCGGCAAGAAGCACGCAGCTCAGGGACAGAGGAAGAATGAGGCCGTTGAGGGATCCGGCCACAATAAGAAGCCTCACGGGACGGCCGATAAGCGTCAGGATGGACGTGGAGGCGATGATGAACCCGATGATCCAGAACCGGTAGTACTTGTCAACCACGCCGAACAGCCCTAAATCCGCAGGTTCGTTCCCCAAGAGAAGAGACAGGTCCCCGGACGGGGAAGTGAACCCTTTTCGTTTCCCCGTCCCTATGGTTTTTTCTCCTTTTCAGGCGGTTGAAGCTCTTTTTCCCGTT from Aminivibrio sp. includes these protein-coding regions:
- the pxpB gene encoding 5-oxoprolinase subunit PxpB, with amino-acid sequence MEGKKYPRILTAGDGCVVAEFGDSIDMEINSRAAALGNAVMRLGFPGVLDAVPTYRSLAVYFDPVATDVKRLYSRLEDLCGKEGPAAGHEKRRTIVVPTLYGGEWGPDLDDVAEHTGFPAEEVIRRHSGRECYCYMLGFTPGFPYLGGMDPALETPRLKNPREVIPAGAVAIGGKQTGIYSIASPGGWRIIGRTPMRLFDPDRDPPIFLEAGMWIRFRPIDKAEFDEIEAASKEGGYRPEIFEEEVAPS